In a genomic window of Pelecanus crispus isolate bPelCri1 chromosome 1, bPelCri1.pri, whole genome shotgun sequence:
- the ETS2 gene encoding protein C-ets-2: protein MSDFGIRNMDQVAPVSNMYRGMLKRQPAFDTFDSSNSLFAGYFFSLNEDQTLQEVPTGFDSTSYESNNCELPLLTPCSKAVMSQALKDTFSGFTKEQCRLGIPNNPWLWTEQQVCQWLSWATNEFSLANVNFHQFLMSGQDLCNLGKERFLELAPDYVGDILWEHLEQMIKDSQEKTQDQYVENSHLTSVPHWVNNNSLTVNVDQNSYGMQMPGYPKALGYPKPSLLTDICQTSTGPNLLNPEQEFPLFPKTQADAVGVNYCAVNQDFPRSNLNLLIDNSGKLREHESSDSGAESYESSDSMLQSWNSQSSLVDLQRVPSYESFEDDCSQSLCLSKPTMSFKDYIQERSDPVEQGKPVIPAAILAGFTGSGPIQLWQFLLELLTDKSCQSFISWTGDGWEFKLADPDEVARRWGRRKNKPKMNYEKLSRGLRYYYDKNIIHKTSGKRYVYRFVCDLQNLLGYTPEELHAMLGVQPDTED, encoded by the exons ATGAGTGATTTTGGGATCAGGAACATGGATCAAGTAGCTCCTGTGTCTAACATGTACAGAGGAATGCTCAAG CGTCAGCCAGCATTTGACACCTTTGATAGCTCAAACTCTCTCTTTGCTGGATATTTTTTCTCACTAAATGAAGATCAGACGCTTCAAGAAGTGCCAACAGGATTTGATTCTACTTCTTACG AGTCAAACAACTGTGAATTGCCTCTGTTAACCCCGTGCAGTAAGGCTGTGATGAGTCAGGCCTTGAAAGATACTTTCAGTGGTTTCACAAAGGAACAGTGTCGGCTGGGTATCCCAAATA ATCCCTGGCTGTGGACTGAACAGCAAGTTTGCCAGTGGCTTTCGTGGGCTACCAATGAGTTTAGCTTGGCAAATGTGAACTTCCATCAGTTTCTTATGAGTGGCCAAGACTTGTGCAACCTAGGCAAGGAGCGTTTCCTGGAACTGGCACCTGACTATGTTGGTGATATTCTGTGGGAACACCTGGAACAAATGATCAAAG ACAGCCAAGAGAAAACGCAGGATCAATATGTGGAGAACTCTCATCTCACCTCAGTTCCTCACTGGGTCAATAATAATTCCTTAA ctgttaATGTAGATCAGAACTCCTATGGTATGCAAATGCCTGGCTACCCTAAAGCCCTCGGTTATCCCAAACCCAGTCTCCTGACTGACATCTGTCAGACTTCCACAGGACCGAATCTCCTCAATCCAGAACAAGAGTTTCCATTGTTCCCTAAAACTCAAGCAGATGCTGTTGGTGTGAACTACTGTGCAGTAAATCAAGATTTCCCAAGAAGCAATCTGAACTTGCTGATAGATAATTCTG gTAAGCTTAGAGAACATGAATCTAGCGACAGTGGTGCAGAAAGTTATGAAAGCTCAGATTCAATGCTACAGTCCTGGAACAGCCAGTCATCATTAGTGGATTTACAGCGTGTGCCATCTTATGAGAGTTTTGAAGATGACTGTAGCCAGTCCTTGTGTCTGAGCAAACCTACAATGTCTTTCAAAGACTATATTCAAGAACGAAGTGATCCTGTAGAGCAAGGGAAACCAGTTATACCAGCAGCAATTCTAGCTGGCTTTACTG GCAGTGGACCTATACAGCTATGGCAGTTCCTTCTGGAGTTACTGACTGACAAGTCCTGTCAGTCATTCATTAGTTGGACTGGAGATGGATGGGAATTTAAACTTGCTGACCCAGATGAG GTGGCACgaaggtggggaaggaggaaaaacaagccGAAAATGAACTATGAGAAGCTGAGCCGAGGCCTACGCTACTATTACGACAAGAACATCATCCACAAGACTTCAGGGAAACGCTACGTGTATCGCTTTGTGTGCGACCTGCAGAACCTGCTGGGGTACACGCCGGAGGAGCTGCATGCGATGCTGGGGGTGCAGCCTGACACGGAGGACTGA